In a single window of the Callithrix jacchus isolate 240 chromosome 1, calJac240_pri, whole genome shotgun sequence genome:
- the LOC144582589 gene encoding uncharacterized protein LOC144582589: MSRKGAESQVLRDPPGPQLAEPRIPHTPGAAAEGGPSAHFPPDAPIALTGKAPPAAQGRPTLTTAAQVVVAVAAAAAVAAAASSSGSALLAARRLPAPSAVATSPCSPAGWAGGRGGGPAQGPPSRPPHGSARATLLRPHDRDRAPGSPGRVSGRAHVLGTGAHTPQ, from the coding sequence ATGTCACGCAAAGGGGCTGAAAGCCAGGTACTCCGCGACCCACCGGGTCCCCAGCTCGCCGAGCCCCGCATCCCTCACACTCCGGGAGCTGCAGCTGAGGGGGGGCCCAGCGCGCACTTCCCGCCCGACGCCCCCATCGCGTTGACTGGGAAGGCACCGCCGGCTGCACAGGGCCGCCCTACCTTGACGACTGCCGCGCAGGTGGTagtggcggtggcggcggcggcggcggtggcggcggcggcgtcCAGCTCCGGCTCCGCGCTCCTCGCCGCCCGCCGACTCCCCGCGCCCAGCGCAGTTGCCACCTCCCCCTGCAGCCCGGCAGGCTGGGCCGGAGGGCGGGGCGGGGGCCCGGCCCAAGGTCCGCCCTCTCGCCCGCCCCACGGGTCCGCCCGGGCCACCCTTCTCCGCCCCCACGACCGGGACCGCGCTCCTGGCTCCCCGGGGCGGGTCTCGGGGCGCGCACACGTGCTGGGAACAGGCGCGCACACGCCGCAGTGA
- the TBC1D2 gene encoding TBC1 domain family member 2A isoform X6: MEAYRTQNRFLNSEIHQVTKIWRKAAEKEKALLTKCAYLQARNCQVESKYLAGLQRLQEALGDEPSKCSELLRQLIQEALQWEAGEASADSIELSPISEYDEYGFLTVPDYEVEDLKLLAKIQALEVRSHHLLGLEAVDRPLRERWAALDELVPSAELKQLLRAGVPREHRPRVWRWLVHLRVQHLHTPGCYQELLSRGRTHEHPAARQIELDLNRTFPNNKHFTCPTSSFPDKLRRVLLAFSWQNPTIGYCQGLNRLAAIALLVLEEEESAFWCLVAIVETIMPADYYCNTLTASQVDQRVLQDLLSEKLPRLMAHLGQHHVDLSLITFNWFLVVFADSLISNILLQVWDAFLYEGTKVLFRYALAIFKYNEKEILRLQNGLEIYQYLRFFTKTISNSRKLMNIAFNDMNPFRMKQLRQLRIIHRERLEAELQELEQLKAEYLERRTSQGRAVPEGCASEDEGEGEA, encoded by the exons TGTGCCTACCTCCAGGCCAGAAACTGCCAGGTGGAAAGCAAGTACCTGGCCGGGCTGCAAAGGCTGCAGGAGGCCCTGGGAGACGAACCCAGCAAGTGCTCAGAGCTGCTGAGGCAGCTCATCCAGGAGGCGCTGCAATGGgaagctggggaggcctcagctgACAGCATCGAGCTAAGCCCCATCAG TGAGTATGATGAGTATGGCTTCCTGACGGTGCCCGACTATGAGGTAGAAGACCTGAAGCTGCTGGCCAAGATCCAGGCGCTGGAGGTGCGCTCCCACCACCTGCTGGGCCTCGAGGCTGTGGATCGGCCACTGCGGGAGCGCTGGGCTGCCCTGGACGAGCTTGTGCCCTCAGCCGAGCTCAAGCAGCTGCTGCGGGCGGGAGTGCCCCGCGAACACCGGCCTCGTGTCTGGAGGTGGCTGGTCCACCTCCGTGTCCAGCACCTGCACACTCCAGGCTGCTACCAGGAACTGCTGAGCCGGGGCCGGACCCATGAGCACCCTGCTGCCCGCCAGATCGAGCTGGACCTGAACCGGACCTTCCCCAACAACAAGCACTTCACCTGCCCCACCTCCAGCTTCCCCGACAAGCTCCGCCGTGTGCTGCTGGCCTTCTCCTGGCAGAACCCCACCATCGGCTACTGCCAGGGCCTGAACAG GCTAGCGGCCATCGCTCTGCTGGTCctagaggaggaggagagtgCCTTCTGGTGCCTGGTGGCCATTGTGGAGACCATCATGCCAGCTGATTACTACTGCAACACGCTGACAGCATCCCAG GTGGACCAGCGGGTGCTCCAGGACCTGCTCTCGGAGAAGCTGCCCAGGCTGATGGCCCACCTGGGGCAGCACCATGTGGATCTCTCCCTCATCACCTTCAACTGGTTCCTCGTGGTCTTTGCAGACAGTCTCATTAGCAACATCCTCCTTCAGGTCTGGGATGCCTTCCTGTATGAGGGGACCAAG GTGTTGTTTCGCTATGCCTTGGCCATTTTCAAGTACAACGAGAAGGAGATCCTGAGGCTGCAGAATGGCCTGGAGATCTACCAATACCTGCGCTTCTTCACCAAGACCATCTCCAACAGCCG gaagctgaTGAACATCGCCTTCAACGACATGAACCCCTTCCGCATGAAACAGCTGCGGCAGCTGCGGATCATCCACCGGGAGCGGCTGGAGGCTGAGCTGCAGGAGCTGGAGCAGCTTAAGGCCGAGTACCTGGAGAGGCGGACGTCCCAGGGCAGAGCCGTGCCCGAGGGCTGCGCCAGCGAGGACgagggggagggggaagcctGA